TCCAGATGGTTTAGATATGGCATACCGTGCTGGTATGGCTTTAAAGGATATGGAATTTGTTCAATTCCATCCTACGGGTATTTTGCCATCCGGAATCTTGATTACTGAAGGTGCACGGGGAGAGGGGGGATATTTGATTAACTCTGAAGGTGAACGGTTTATGAAAAACTATGCAGGCGAAAAATTGGAACTTGCTCCAAGGGATGTGGTGTCTCGTTCTATGATAACTGAAATTCAGGCAGGGAGAGGATTTAAGCATATTACGGGCGCAGATTGTCTTAAATTAGATCTAACTCATCTAGGTGCAGAAAGAATTAAAGAAAAACTTGCAGGAATCAGAGAAATTGGAATTAAATTTTCTGGGATAGACGTAATTGATGAACCTATCGAAGTAAGACCTGTGTGTCATTATATGATGGGTGGCATCCATTCTAATGTGGATGGTGCTACTGAATTTAATGGACTGTGGGTAGCCGGTGAAGCTTCATGTAATAGTACTCATGGAGCGAATCGATTGGGGGCAAATTCTACTTCTGAATGCCTAGTATGGGGTACTATTACTGGAGAATTGGCTGCCAATCACGCGTTAAGTAAAAAGAATACCATTTCAAGTACAGATAATCATAAATTTTTGATGGAAGAAAAGAGAATCTATGATGGGATATTTAGAGGTCGTGGAGATGCAAATCCTTATGAAATTAGAAAGAATCTGACTGATACCATGGATGAAAGATCTTATGTTTACAGAAATGAAAATGATCTTATAGAGGGATTGAAAAGAATTCGTAGTCTTAAATCGTTAAGTTGGAAACACGTTGATGATCAAGCAAAAGAATACAATACAAATTTCATTAATGTAATGGAGATAGATTCCATGATGCGAGTTGCTGAAATAGTATTGATGGGTGCAATAAATAGACGCGAATCTAGAGGAGCTCATGCAAGAATTGATTATCCCAACCGCGATGATAATAACTTTTTAAAACATACTCTTGCATATTATAATGGTGACAGGGAACCTAGGATGGAATGGCATCCGGTCGTATTTACTCGATATGCACCAGTGGAGAGAAAATACTAAATGGGTATAAAACCTAATGGTGAGGATAATTCTAGTACTGGTGACGACATTAGGCTCAAATCTGGACGTGAAGGATTAATGGGCTGGTTGAACCCTACTAGATATGGTTGGGAAAGAGTATCTTATTGGTTGCAACGTTTAACGGGAGTCGGTTTATTAATTTACTTTATAGGACATATCTATGAAACCAGCTCACTAGTAAATGGGATTAATGCTTGGAATAGTATGCTAGAGTTGACTCAGACAACAGGAGGCCACATATTTCTATTGTTGGTTATAGGTGCAAGTACTTTTCATACAGTTAACGGATTACGACTTATTTTTACCGAGTCTGGAATAGGCATAGGTAGACCAGGACGACCGGATTATCCATATGATGCAACTTCTTTGAATTATAAGCAAAAATCTGGTATATGGGTTGCCCTGTTATTAGCAACGATTGCCATGTTGTATGGTGGTATGGTTATGTTTGGAGATGTGACCTAAGATTGGACATGATAAATACCTTTAGCAGTTTGAAATTTTTTATGGAGCTGGAAATCTAGAATGCCGTTATTAAAATTACGCGAAAGTCAGATAATGAAAATTCAATATCTGACTGGGATATGTGCCGTATTCTTTGTAGCAATTCATATATTATTTAGACTCATTATGCCATTTGGCCAAAGTTTAGAATTTCATAACGTAGTAGCTAATTATCATAACATATACTATGTCATACTATTGGAATTAATCCTTGTTTTCATCTCCATTCATGGATTTAACGGCTTGAGAGTTATTTTATTAGAACTCAAACAAAATCAATGGTGGGAGTCCACAATAACTATATTGGTGCTGGCCGCAATGATTGGTGTTATAATATATGGTACAAGAACGATTATTATTGGGAGTCAATTATAATATGTATCAAGAAAATTTTATACCCTGCTCATCTTTTACACCAATTCTGATTGTTAAACTTGAATATGAAATAAAAAATATGTGTGGATAAAAATGAGTGAAGAAACTAACAAAATAAAATTAAAAGTATACAGAACTAATTATAGCAAAGAAGAGTCTCCACATTATGACGAATTTGATGTGTCCGTAAAACGATGGACTACGGTTTTGGATGCACTGCTAGATGCCAAAAGTTATTCTGACAGTAGTTTAGGAATTAGATATTCATGTAGAATGGCTTCTTGCGGTTCATGCGGAATGAAAATAAATGGGAGGCCCCGATTAGCATGTTATACAAAAATATCTGAACTCAATGACCAAACAATAGTTTGTGATCCCCTACCTAATTTCCCAAGGATAAGAGACTTGGTCACAGATTTTACGGAATTCTTCGCTCATCATAAAAAGATCGAACCATTTATACACAATGAAAAGGTGCCAATAGATATTGCAAAAAAAGATGACTTGGTTGAATTTAAACAAACTCCAGAAGATGTAGACAAGTATTTACAATTCTCCTATTGTATTAAATGCGGTTTATGTTATTCTGCATGTCCTACAGTAGCAACGGATACAAAATTTCCAGGACCTCAGGCTTTATCTCAGGCATATCGATATACGGCAGACAATAGAGATTCTGGCGAGTCAACTAGATTCAACATAGTTGATGAGAGACACGGAATTTGGAGATGCCATTTTGCGGGATCTTGCAGTAATGTATGTCCTAAGGGGGTTGACCCGGCCTTAGGAATTCAGCTTCTTAAGGGCCATCTGATCGGGATTACAAAAAATGATAAAAAAATTGCGACTCTAAGGTCAAAAGAGGAATAGCAAAAAAATCATTGATTAATTAAACAATAGGCTATTTTTCATTCTTTTTCTCATCTTGTTGTTCTGAAGGTTTTTTACTTTCATTGACCTGCTTGTTTATCGCTTCTGCCATGAAATGGTTGCTTACATTCACTTTTACATCGTTGATCCCTTCAACTTTGAAAATGTTGTCTCTTACATCTTGTGCTATTTTAAATCCAAATACTGCTGGACAGAATGGACTTGTAAGATGTAAATCGACATCAACTTTTCCTTTATCGATGTCTACCTTGTCTATTAATTCTAACTCCATTATTGAAACTCCTATTTCCGGGTCAACTATTTTTGTAAGTTCATCAAATATTAGACGTCTAGTTAGTTGTAAATCTTGAGACATAATAACATATAATGTCATCTTCCCTATTTATTAATTATTTACTAAATTGCAATATTTTTCGCCTCATTGATCTTATTATGTTAAAATATCTGATTAAATTAAAATTTTTGAATGTATAGATCCAGGCCCAGCGGAAATTTGGATAACAAGGCTCTCTCATTTTTGTCCTCAATAGCCGAAGATGCTGACTTATTTTATTATGATATCTTGGGAAGTCAAGCTCACGTAATAATGTTGTATGAAGTTGGTATTTTGGCTAAAAAAGAACTGGTCACTATTTTAAAAGGTATGGATCAATTATTGACTCATCCCGATTCTTTAAGCATCTATGGTGATAGCGCTTCTGAAGACATCCATGAATTGGTGGAATCCTCTATTATAAGAATTACCGATATCAGTTCGGGTGGGAAAATGCATACCGCAAGATCGAGAAATGATCAAGTAATATTAGACATTAGAATGAAACTTCGAGATGATCTAAATCAAATTAGTGTCAATATAATATTATTAATAAAATCATTATTATTGCAGGCAAACAAAAATGTGGATTCCATAATGCCTATGTACACTCATTTACAACAGGCTCAATTGGGTGTTTTTTCTCATTATTTATTATCATATTGCTTTTCTTTAACCCGAGACTTCGAAAGATATTCAGAATCATATAATAGGATCAATTATTCTCCCCTTGGAGCTTGTGCTATCGGAGGGAGTAGTATGAACATCGATCGTGAAAGAGTGTCCTCCATGTTAGGTTTTTCAGATATTGTCTACAATAGTATAGATGCAACGAGTTCGCGAGATTCTTTGATAGAATTTTCTTCTGCTTCTCTTATTTGTATGCTAAACCTATGTAAGATAGCAGAGGATTTCATTGTTTGGTCTACATCTGAATTTGGTTTTGTATTATTGGATGATCAATTTAGCTCATCCTCTTCTGTGATGCCACAAAAAAAGAATCCTGATCCTCTGGAACTTATTCGTGGGAAGACTGGTGTTTTACAGGGTATTTTTGTAGCAATTTCTACAATTATGAAAGGGCTACCTTCAGGATATAGCAGAGATTTACAGGAGATAAAGCCTTTGTTGTGGAAAATTACTTCAATCATTGAAGAGTCTCTATCTATTATGGTCGGTGTGATATCTACAATGAGTGTCGATAAAAACAAAATGTATGCAGAGTCATCTAAAAGCTACGCTATATCACTAGATATTGCAGAACAACTTATCCAAAAAGGGGAAATATCATTTAGGGAGTCCCACAAATTAATCGGTACTTTAGTAGATTATGCGGTAAAGAATGGAAATATCCCTCTGAATCTATTAAAATTAAGTGATATATCTGAAGCATTAGGGCCGATTAACTGTTCGAATCCTGACCTAACCCCAGAAAAGATTCAAAGTATAATACACAGGATGACTCCAGAAAATTCAATAGAATGTCGCACTACTAAAGGTTCTCCTAATAAAAATGAACAAAAAGAGATGATTTCATATATAACTACGAAAGTGAATAAATATGAGGAACTTCTTGAGGACCGTTCTGATAGATTAACGATTGCGAAAGACAAACTTAATTTGAAAATAAAAGAATTTATTGATGAAACTTCATAACGTTTTAATAAGAGATTATTCTCTATTACTGAAAAATCTTAGATTTAAATTATCCCCTCGAATTACTTATGTTGATGTCAGAAGTAGAATCACAACCTAATCAACAAAACAAAGAAAATAGCCCTACAAGAGATGCAATATACATCGGAAAAAAACCATTGATGGCTTATGTAACTTCAACACTTATTCAATTGGCAAATCAACCTTCTGTAACTATTAAAGCGCGTGGTTTAAGCATTGGCCGAGCTGTAGATGTGTCACAAATTATACTAAAGAGAATGGAAAATGCTGGTTATGCTATTGGTGATATCATTATAGGATCTGAAACCGTTCAAGCTGAGGATGGCCGAACAAGAAATGTTTCGACAATAGAAATTCAGGTAAAAAGAAATACTTAAATACCTGTAGTTTACCTTTTCTCATTTTGTGCTATGGAAAAAAAAATTGCAGCGATATTTTTAGCACATATCAACCCTTTGACTGTTTCGCATGAGTCGATTATCCAGAATCTTTTACAGAATTATAGTGTTTATATTTATCCGGTAAGGTTTCTAAAAGATGGGATAGAAGTAAATACACGAAGTTTCCCATTTTCATATGAAATTAGAAAACAAATGATATTGGAATCCTTTAATTATCATAGAAACATTCATGTTCTTGGGGATTATGCTTTTCTTTCTCCTTATATACAATACTTTCCACCATTTGTATCCCCCGCATTTAAAAGATTAAAAAATAAGATAATTCTTAATGTCCGCGAGAATTCTTTTATAACCTACACTGGAGATAGAGCCGAACGGGTTTTGTTATCCCTCTTTGGTTTTAATCCGGTTAAAGCTAATAGACAAGTTATCTCATCGACGAATGTAAAAAATCTGTTATATAAATCGGTTTTATTCTCAGAGAATTTAACTCCGAATCTAGAATCAAAAAGTGATGAGTTGAAATGGCATGAATTTGTTTCTCCTAAGGTCGGTCAAGTGATAGAAGACAATTGGGAAACTATCATAAATTTTTCCAATACTAAGGACGAAACTATACGTGTTATAGGTATGAAATTCCCAAAAAATGGGTTTATTTAAATTGATTACTATGGATTTAACACTTTTATAGAAGTAAAAAACTTGCAAATCTATGAATACTAAGAATGCTGATTTTATTTGGTTTGACGGTGAACTCAAGTCATGGGATTCCGTTACCGTTCCTATTACGACTCATGCATTACACTACGGAACGTCAGTCTTTGAGGGCATCAGGGGATACTCAAATGATCAAAATCTGTTTATTTTTAAACTTAAAGAGCATATGCAAAGATTACTTCAGTCTGCAGAGGTCTATTCTATCAATTCAAATTATACTCTTTCTGAAATATGTACATCTACTGTTGAATTATTAAGGAAGAATAATATTAAAAAGTCTTGTTATATTAGACCCCTGTTATTTGTGGGGTTACATGGAATAGACCTTAATGTTACTAAACGCTCTCCTTCTCACCTAGCCATTATTGCTTTCCCTTTTAACAGATATTTTCCTGAAACTGGCATAAGAACATGCATTTCTTCATGGAGACGAATAAATGAGAACTCTACTCCACCAATGGCAAAAGCTGGAGGAAATTATATGAATTCAGTGTTAGCTACTCAAGAGTGTAAAAGAAATGGGTATGATGAATCGATATTACTCGATTATCATGGAAATGTAAGTGAAGCACCAGGAGAAAATATTTTTTTAGTCCGAAATAATATGATTTATACTCCATCCATATCGGATTCTGTGCTTGAAGGGATAACCAGGGATACAGCTATCACCATAGCAAGGCATCTGGGTTATGATGTATGCGAGCGATCTATTACCCGCACAGAATTATACATTGCCGATGAAATCTTTGTTACTGGTACGGCAGCTGAAATCACTCCGATAATAAGTGTGGATAATCATGAAGTTGGAAACGGAACAGTTGGCGAACTTACAAAAAAAATCTCTGGCTACTACCAAAAAATAGTAGTATCTCAAATACCAGATTTCACTACATGGGTTACTCCAGTATGGTAAATTCAATGTTATTAATTATAAAATTAAGAAAAAATAGTATGAATTTAGGAGATGTGGAAACAATTGGATAAAAAATCAATCAAAATTGCCGTAATTGGAACTGGCGGCTGGGGAAAGAACCACGTACGCGTATTAAACGATTTGGGGGTATTATCTGCAATATGTGATTCAGATGAGAATAGATCTCAAGCATTAGCAAAAAAATTTAAGATCACTAGCTATTCAACTGTTGAACAATTACTTGAAAAGGAAACTTCTCTTGATGCATGTCTAGTATGTACTCCGACCAAAACACACTTTCCGATTGCGCAAGAAATTATTAAACATGGGATAAATGTTTTTGTAGAAAAACCATTATCTTTCTCATCAATTGAATGCGAAGAGCTTACAAAATTATCAAAACAGAACAATGTAATTTTAACCTCCGGATACATCGAACGTTTTAATCCTGCTGTACAAGATCTTAAGAAAATCATTGATGATAACACTTATGGGGAATTGTTAATGATGGAGTTTCATCGGGAAAATAGAATGCCCATGCATATAAAAGATGTAGGTATAATCTATGATACGTCAGTTCATGATATTGACACTGCTTTGTTCATTTTTGATAGTAAGCCAAATGTCGTTTTTGCTCGTGCAGGTAAGAAGTTTCATAATTCTGAAGATTTTGCAACAATAATGTTAGGTTTTCCCAATCAAAAAGTAGCAATAATTGCATCTAATTGGATTACTCCAAAAAAAGTTCGAAGATTTTCAGCTGTGTGTTCTGAGGGAACCATCACAGGCGACTTTATCACTCAAGAAATAAGAATAGATGATGAGAACCAAACACTTATTCCACGAAGGAATATCAGAGAGCCACTAACCTTGGAACTAGAAAACTTTGTTAAATCTTTATCTGGGAATATTACCAAGTACTTGGTAACTCCTGAGGATGCAACCGCTGTAACAAAAATCGCTGAAGCAGCTTTAATATCGAGCAATACTGGGACACCTGTTTACCTTTCTTTCTGATATACCCTGTAAGCTAATAATATACACATTTTTGAAGGGCGTCTTGAATTGTAATGTTCTCCGATGAAGACAATATTTCGGTAACTAATAATACTTTCCTTGAAGGTAGTGATACTGCCCTATCTTTAGTCATTTTGTTTGCTAAATTTGCTCACTCAGTTCCCGACCCTCATCTGACAGGTAAATTCGCATTTTAAGTTAATTATAAATGGACTGGAATGGAAGTCTAATTGAATTAGAATGTCTGAAAAAAAAGAAAGCTCTGTAATAAATTTCATTTCTCCTAAAGCAACGATTGGTGAAAATGTCAAAATATGGCATTTTGCGTATGTTGGGGATAATACCATTATAGGTAATGATGTTATGATCGGCTCACTTACACACGTGGATTACAATGTTAAGATTGGAAATAACTGTAGGATAGAAGGTTCTGTATATATTCCACCACTTACAGAAATTGGGAATAATGTTTTCATTGGGCCTGGGACTACATTTACCAATGATCCTTATCCTATGAGCAAAAGAATGGTTGGGGTGATCATTGAGGATGGCGCAATCATTGGAGGTAGATCCATTATTAAGGCTGGCGTAACAATAGGTAAGAATAGTGTAATTGCAATGGCTGCTGTAGTAACCAAAGATATACCTCCAGATGTAGTAGTAATGGGACATCCAGCGAGGATAAAATATACCAGATCAGAATATGATGTAAAAAAAACCAATTGGGATGTTTAGTATTTCCTTATATTTCATTTTTCATACTCCTGGCAAATTCACGTCTTAAATTAGATCCTTTCTATGTGGAACATGATTTCATACATTCTGACGTAATATTGCACCTGGATGGCGAGAAAGAGAACAAATAGTACAGATCAATTAATATTTCATCCCTATTCAATTTTTCCGCATAATGGTGATACTACATTTCCATTGTATTGAATGGTGATACTACATTTCCATTGTATTGAAAGTAGAATTCGCCGCTACTATTATTAACTTGTAGTTTGGATGACGATGATTGATATTTTTTTCCATTCTGTCAATTATTTTCTTATGATCTGCACTTGAACATGCAATTATGATGTTGTTAGTAGAATTGGGGATATAACTTTCAACGTCTTCGATTTCTACTTCTGCAATATAATCTCGTAGTTTTGATTCCAGTAATTCTCGAATAATTGTTTTATCTCCTCTTATTTCATGATTATCAATTGTCCAAAAAATAGTAACCTTTGTTCTACTGGCTTTTATCTCTCTGAACTTTAGTTGACTTCTTGTTTCGTCAACCAAGTTTTTTATGAATCCTTCAATCGACCTTATCGTTCCATTTACTACATAGCTTAAAGCAGGAGAGCTAGATATGGACAACCCAATAATCCGAAGATCGAACAAGCCATTTGCTATTTCATCAAAATATATTGACTCTACATTATTGTAAAAGATTTCTCGTCTATCTTCTTTTGATTTACCTAATTTTGAAATTTCATTGATGCACGTTAAATTTGAGTACTTGTTTATAATATCAATCGAATAGACCAATTCTGCTGATGTTACATTTGATAGCTTGATGTTGTTTTGGATGTGATTGCTCTCATTAATCAAATCAAAAATGCTATTTAAAAATAAATTTTCATTTCTTTGTTGATGGGAACCCAATATTATATCAGACGTCTTGTCCGAGTTTATTGGATTATAATAATATGTGACATCTGTCCCAACCATCAAACCTGATTGATGCTCAATGAGTGTAATTATTTCATTATTGCCTCCAATACCTAATGGAACATTAATTACAATTACGGTATTTTTATTTAAATAGGTGATTATCTCTTTAAATTTTAAAATTATTTCATTCTTTACATCTTGATTGACTTTTCTTATTCTAGGTGCAAAAAAGACTATTGGAGCATTACTAATTGCTTTGTCGAAAGGTTCTAAATTTAATAGTAATTCCTCCTCATTTAAGAAGTTAATATGCGGATATTCTTTTACAATTTCAGAAGTGAGAATAATTCCCAACCTAGAATTTTCATCAATAATAATTACTTTTGACTGTTTACGAAGTATCTTTTTTGCAATTTCGTATCCCTCGGTACTTAATCCATAAATGACAATATGCTTGTCCTTCG
The Candidatus Nitrosocosmicus arcticus DNA segment above includes these coding regions:
- a CDS encoding branched-chain amino acid transaminase; amino-acid sequence: MNTKNADFIWFDGELKSWDSVTVPITTHALHYGTSVFEGIRGYSNDQNLFIFKLKEHMQRLLQSAEVYSINSNYTLSEICTSTVELLRKNNIKKSCYIRPLLFVGLHGIDLNVTKRSPSHLAIIAFPFNRYFPETGIRTCISSWRRINENSTPPMAKAGGNYMNSVLATQECKRNGYDESILLDYHGNVSEAPGENIFLVRNNMIYTPSISDSVLEGITRDTAITIARHLGYDVCERSITRTELYIADEIFVTGTAAEITPIISVDNHEVGNGTVGELTKKISGYYQKIVVSQIPDFTTWVTPVW
- a CDS encoding metal-sulfur cluster assembly factor; the protein is MSQDLQLTRRLIFDELTKIVDPEIGVSIMELELIDKVDIDKGKVDVDLHLTSPFCPAVFGFKIAQDVRDNIFKVEGINDVKVNVSNHFMAEAINKQVNESKKPSEQQDEKKNEK
- a CDS encoding DNA-binding protein — translated: MSEVESQPNQQNKENSPTRDAIYIGKKPLMAYVTSTLIQLANQPSVTIKARGLSIGRAVDVSQIILKRMENAGYAIGDIIIGSETVQAEDGRTRNVSTIEIQVKRNT
- a CDS encoding succinate dehydrogenase/fumarate reductase iron-sulfur subunit, which produces MSEETNKIKLKVYRTNYSKEESPHYDEFDVSVKRWTTVLDALLDAKSYSDSSLGIRYSCRMASCGSCGMKINGRPRLACYTKISELNDQTIVCDPLPNFPRIRDLVTDFTEFFAHHKKIEPFIHNEKVPIDIAKKDDLVEFKQTPEDVDKYLQFSYCIKCGLCYSACPTVATDTKFPGPQALSQAYRYTADNRDSGESTRFNIVDERHGIWRCHFAGSCSNVCPKGVDPALGIQLLKGHLIGITKNDKKIATLRSKEE
- a CDS encoding Gfo/Idh/MocA family protein, producing the protein MDKKSIKIAVIGTGGWGKNHVRVLNDLGVLSAICDSDENRSQALAKKFKITSYSTVEQLLEKETSLDACLVCTPTKTHFPIAQEIIKHGINVFVEKPLSFSSIECEELTKLSKQNNVILTSGYIERFNPAVQDLKKIIDDNTYGELLMMEFHRENRMPMHIKDVGIIYDTSVHDIDTALFIFDSKPNVVFARAGKKFHNSEDFATIMLGFPNQKVAIIASNWITPKKVRRFSAVCSEGTITGDFITQEIRIDDENQTLIPRRNIREPLTLELENFVKSLSGNITKYLVTPEDATAVTKIAEAALISSNTGTPVYLSF
- a CDS encoding succinate dehydrogenase; the encoded protein is MPLLKLRESQIMKIQYLTGICAVFFVAIHILFRLIMPFGQSLEFHNVVANYHNIYYVILLELILVFISIHGFNGLRVILLELKQNQWWESTITILVLAAMIGVIIYGTRTIIIGSQL
- a CDS encoding acyltransferase, producing MSEKKESSVINFISPKATIGENVKIWHFAYVGDNTIIGNDVMIGSLTHVDYNVKIGNNCRIEGSVYIPPLTEIGNNVFIGPGTTFTNDPYPMSKRMVGVIIEDGAIIGGRSIIKAGVTIGKNSVIAMAAVVTKDIPPDVVVMGHPARIKYTRSEYDVKKTNWDV
- the argH gene encoding argininosuccinate lyase; the encoded protein is MYRSRPSGNLDNKALSFLSSIAEDADLFYYDILGSQAHVIMLYEVGILAKKELVTILKGMDQLLTHPDSLSIYGDSASEDIHELVESSIIRITDISSGGKMHTARSRNDQVILDIRMKLRDDLNQISVNIILLIKSLLLQANKNVDSIMPMYTHLQQAQLGVFSHYLLSYCFSLTRDFERYSESYNRINYSPLGACAIGGSSMNIDRERVSSMLGFSDIVYNSIDATSSRDSLIEFSSASLICMLNLCKIAEDFIVWSTSEFGFVLLDDQFSSSSSVMPQKKNPDPLELIRGKTGVLQGIFVAISTIMKGLPSGYSRDLQEIKPLLWKITSIIEESLSIMVGVISTMSVDKNKMYAESSKSYAISLDIAEQLIQKGEISFRESHKLIGTLVDYAVKNGNIPLNLLKLSDISEALGPINCSNPDLTPEKIQSIIHRMTPENSIECRTTKGSPNKNEQKEMISYITTKVNKYEELLEDRSDRLTIAKDKLNLKIKEFIDETS
- a CDS encoding succinate dehydrogenase/fumarate reductase flavoprotein subunit codes for the protein MTETLSYDILIVGSGLAGLRAAITAASKNKNLKIAVLSKVQVMRSHSVSAEGGTAAVLYENEGDNIESHIYDTIKGSDFLADQDVAERLVNAVPSEIIQLDRWGMPWSRRDNGRIDQRKFGGYSFPRATYAQDKVGFYEMQTLYDTCLKYDNIFFFNEWFCTSILHEGNTFQGFTCIEMKNGNFIKVVAPSGIICTGGAGRIYSFSTYAYSSTPDGLDMAYRAGMALKDMEFVQFHPTGILPSGILITEGARGEGGYLINSEGERFMKNYAGEKLELAPRDVVSRSMITEIQAGRGFKHITGADCLKLDLTHLGAERIKEKLAGIREIGIKFSGIDVIDEPIEVRPVCHYMMGGIHSNVDGATEFNGLWVAGEASCNSTHGANRLGANSTSECLVWGTITGELAANHALSKKNTISSTDNHKFLMEEKRIYDGIFRGRGDANPYEIRKNLTDTMDERSYVYRNENDLIEGLKRIRSLKSLSWKHVDDQAKEYNTNFINVMEIDSMMRVAEIVLMGAINRRESRGAHARIDYPNRDDNNFLKHTLAYYNGDREPRMEWHPVVFTRYAPVERKY
- a CDS encoding succinate dehydrogenase, translating into MGWLNPTRYGWERVSYWLQRLTGVGLLIYFIGHIYETSSLVNGINAWNSMLELTQTTGGHIFLLLVIGASTFHTVNGLRLIFTESGIGIGRPGRPDYPYDATSLNYKQKSGIWVALLLATIAMLYGGMVMFGDVT